The following are encoded together in the Penicillium digitatum chromosome 3, complete sequence genome:
- a CDS encoding CaaX prenyl protease Ste24 → MYILEQLARLLDRPLFPWKNVLVGFSLGQFVLEGFLSLRQYNVLQRTKPPQVLAGEVTQKVFDQSQAYGRAKAKFSFVSGLYGQIQNLAFIYGDVLPKIWGLSGLLLARYLPGRFQGEICQTLVFFFGFNILSTILSLPVSYYNTFVLEEKFGFNKQTLKLWITDMLKGQMLGIVLGAPIISAILKIVQKFDSSFYYYLWLFGVFLQVFAITIYPIAILPLFNKLSPLEPGELKTGVENLAKRLEFPLSELHVIDGSKRSAHSNAYFYGLPWKKHIVIYDTLIEKTEPEEVVAVLGHELGHWSLSHTTKLFGIAQAHMFYIFALFSVFVNNKSLYQSFGFVKEQPIMIGFLLFSDALAPMDAAVKLLMNILSRKFEFEADEFAHKLGYSDKLASSLLKLQIQNLSTMDADPIYASYHYSHPILTERLAALGWKGGKVTSSKEEDSEKPIKAADREL, encoded by the exons ATGTATATCCTCGAG CAATTGGCGCGCTTGCTCGATCGCCCGCTCTTTCCATGGAAGAACGTGCTTGTGGGCTTTTCATTGGGCCAGTTCGTTCTTGAAGGCTTTCTCTCACTTCGCCAGTACAATGTTTTGCAACGGACAAAGCCTCCCCAGGTTCTCGCGGGGGAGGTTACCCAGAAGGTCTTCGACCAGAGTCAG GCATACGGTCGCGCAAAGGCCAAGTTTAGCTTCGTCTCCGGTCTTTATGGTCAAATCCAAAACCTTGCATTCATCTACGGCGATGTCCTCCCCAAGATCTGGGGTCTGAGCGGCCTGCTGCTGGCTCGGTACCTCCCCGGTCGGTTCCAAGGCGAAATTTGTCAAACATTGGTATTCTTCTTCGGTTTTAACATTTTAAGCACTATTCTCTCGCTGCCAGTCTCGTACTACAACACTTTTGTGCTCGAGGAGAAGTTCGGTTTCAACAAGCAGACGCTCAAGCTTTGGATCACGGATATGCTTAAGGGTCAGATGCTTGGAATTGTTTTGGGAGCTCCTATCATCAGTGCCATTCTTAAGATTGTGCAAAAGTTTGACAGCTCGTTCTACTACTACCTCTGGCTGTTCGGTGTCTTCCTCCAGGTCTTCGCCATTACCATCTACCCCATTGCAATTCTGCCTCTGTTCAACAAGCTCTCGCCTCTTGAACCCGGCGAACTCAAGACCGGCGTTGAGAATCTGGCCAAAAGACTCGAATTTCCCCTCTCCGAGCTGCATGTCATTGATGGCAGCAAGCGCAGTGCCCACAGCAATGCCTACTTCTACGGTCTgccatggaagaagcacaTTGTCATTTACGATACTCTGATTGAGAAGACTGAGCCCGAGGAGGTTGTTGCTGTGCTGGGCCACGAGCTTGGCCACTGGAGCCTCAGCCATACCACCAAGCTGTTCGGTATAGCTCAG GCCCATATGTTCTACATCTTTGCTCTCTTCTCCGTTTTTGTCAACAACAAGTCGCTGTACCAGTCCTTCGGGTTCGTCAAGGAACAGCCTATCATGATTGGGTTCCTGCTCTTCTCTGACGCTCTGGCCCCTATGGATGCTGCCGTGAAGCTTCTCATGAACATCCTCAGCCGGAAATTTGAGTTCGAGGCCG ATGAATTTGCCCATAAGCTTGGTTACTCTGACAAGCTCGCTTCCTCGCTCCTGAAGCTCCAGATCCAAAACCTGAGCACTATGGATGCCGATCCGATTTATGCTAGCTACCACTACTCCCACCCCATCCTCACCGAGCGTCTCGCCGCGCTTGGCTGGAAGGGTGGCAAGGTCACCAGCAGCAAGGAGGAGGACAGTGAAAAGCCCATCAAAGCCGCGGACCGCGAGCTGTAA